From Sphingomonas bisphenolicum, one genomic window encodes:
- a CDS encoding redoxin family protein, giving the protein MRKLLIWLPLLLCLAFVGLFASGLFKPDDRVIHSRLVGQLLPAFSLPAAASDRPALASTQLATGKPRLLNIFASWCVPCAAEAPQLEALQKAGAQIDAIAIRDARPDVDAFLKRNGNPYARIGLDARSAVQMALGSSGVPETFVIDGKGRIAYQHIGDIRADDVPMILEKLRAAQ; this is encoded by the coding sequence ATGAGGAAGCTGCTGATCTGGTTGCCGCTGCTGTTGTGCCTGGCCTTTGTCGGCCTGTTCGCCAGCGGCCTGTTCAAGCCGGACGATCGCGTCATCCATTCGCGCCTGGTCGGCCAGCTCCTGCCGGCCTTCAGCCTGCCCGCGGCCGCCAGCGATCGTCCGGCGTTGGCGAGCACTCAACTCGCCACAGGCAAACCCCGGCTGCTCAACATTTTCGCGAGCTGGTGCGTCCCCTGCGCCGCCGAAGCGCCGCAACTCGAAGCGCTCCAGAAGGCCGGGGCGCAGATCGACGCCATCGCCATCCGCGATGCCCGCCCGGACGTGGACGCCTTCCTCAAACGCAACGGCAATCCCTATGCCCGCATCGGCCTTGACGCCCGCAGCGCGGTGCAGATGGCGCTTGGATCGTCGGGTGTTCCGGAAACCTTCGTCATCGATGGCAAGGGGCGGATCGCCTACCAGCATATCGGCGATATCCGTGCCGATGACGTACCGATGATCCTTGAGAAATTGAGGGCCGCGCAATGA
- a CDS encoding heme lyase CcmF/NrfE family subunit yields the protein MIAETGLAALWLAAALALLQLVLAFAGLKGGKTELLAAVRPAAVAQGVLTAIAFAALITLFLRSDMSVLLVVTNSHSMKPWLYKFAGTWGNHEGSMLLWVTVMGVAGAAVALFERALQRNAHMATLGGQAAISLGFYAFLLFSSNPFARIDPAPADGQGLNPLLQDPGLAFHPPTLYLGYVGLSVAFSFAIGALLTRQVDAAFARAMRPWVLAAWVLLTLGITAGSYWAYYELGWGGWWFWDPVENASLMPWLAATALLHSVTVLATRDALRAWTVMLAVVAFSMSMVGTFLVRSGILTSVHAFAVDPTRGSFILGLLALYIGGALALFGWRIGSVREGAPFELVSRETMLVVNNLLLTVILGLVLIGTLYPLMTEAFGHKVSVGAPYFDRIAGPIALALMVAMAAGPLTRWRKDQAQAVGKRLLVPLCIALLVSISLSLFAWGRIGILPFLGLVIAVAVGVGSLAPLWKRKLLRTPLFTYGMVVAHLGCAVSLAGMACDSAFTVEKLVAARPGDVIQTAGWSLRFRQIAPIAGDNWTALQAEMDARRGGSSVLIRPQSRFFASPPTTTSEAALLTRWDGQLYVVLGEEVEGGRWQLRIWWKPFVTLIWLGGVMIALGGALALVGRERRGWLMKWRAREARL from the coding sequence ATGATCGCCGAAACCGGCCTCGCCGCGCTCTGGCTGGCCGCCGCGCTGGCGCTGCTCCAGCTTGTTCTTGCCTTTGCCGGTCTCAAGGGCGGAAAGACGGAACTCCTCGCTGCCGTTCGGCCGGCAGCCGTGGCGCAGGGCGTGTTGACCGCGATCGCCTTTGCCGCGCTCATTACCCTGTTCCTGCGCTCCGACATGTCGGTGCTGCTGGTCGTCACCAACAGCCATTCGATGAAGCCATGGCTGTATAAATTCGCGGGCACTTGGGGCAATCATGAAGGCTCGATGCTGCTGTGGGTGACGGTGATGGGCGTGGCGGGCGCTGCCGTCGCCCTGTTCGAGCGCGCGCTGCAGCGCAACGCCCATATGGCGACGCTGGGCGGACAGGCGGCGATCTCGCTGGGTTTCTATGCCTTCCTGCTCTTCTCCTCCAACCCCTTCGCGCGGATCGATCCGGCGCCGGCGGACGGGCAGGGCTTGAACCCGCTGCTGCAAGACCCCGGCCTCGCTTTCCATCCACCGACCCTCTATCTCGGCTATGTCGGCCTGTCGGTCGCCTTCTCATTCGCCATCGGCGCGCTGCTGACGCGGCAGGTTGATGCGGCCTTTGCCCGCGCCATGCGCCCATGGGTGCTGGCGGCCTGGGTGTTGTTGACCCTGGGCATCACAGCGGGCAGCTATTGGGCCTATTATGAGCTGGGCTGGGGCGGCTGGTGGTTCTGGGACCCGGTCGAGAATGCGTCGCTCATGCCGTGGCTCGCGGCGACGGCGCTGCTCCACAGCGTCACCGTGCTGGCGACCCGCGACGCCCTGCGCGCCTGGACGGTGATGCTGGCGGTGGTCGCCTTCTCCATGTCGATGGTCGGCACCTTCCTGGTGCGTTCCGGCATCTTGACCAGCGTCCATGCCTTCGCCGTCGATCCGACGCGGGGCAGTTTCATCCTTGGCCTGCTCGCGCTCTATATCGGCGGCGCGCTGGCTTTGTTCGGCTGGCGGATCGGATCGGTACGCGAAGGCGCGCCGTTCGAACTGGTCAGCCGCGAAACCATGCTGGTGGTCAACAACCTGCTGCTCACGGTCATATTGGGCCTCGTCCTGATCGGCACGCTCTATCCGCTGATGACCGAAGCCTTCGGGCATAAAGTATCGGTCGGCGCGCCCTATTTCGACCGGATCGCCGGGCCGATCGCGCTGGCGCTGATGGTCGCGATGGCGGCAGGACCGCTCACCCGCTGGCGTAAGGACCAGGCGCAGGCTGTTGGAAAACGATTGCTGGTCCCGCTGTGCATCGCGCTACTGGTGTCCATCTCCCTGTCTCTTTTCGCCTGGGGTCGCATCGGCATCCTGCCCTTTCTGGGCCTCGTCATCGCGGTCGCGGTTGGTGTCGGCAGCCTCGCCCCATTATGGAAGCGCAAGCTGCTGCGCACCCCGCTCTTCACCTATGGCATGGTCGTCGCTCATCTGGGCTGCGCGGTCAGCCTGGCCGGTATGGCCTGCGATTCTGCCTTCACGGTCGAAAAGCTGGTGGCCGCCCGTCCCGGCGACGTGATCCAGACCGCCGGCTGGTCGCTCCGCTTCCGCCAGATCGCGCCGATCGCGGGCGATAACTGGACCGCGTTGCAGGCGGAGATGGACGCCCGCCGCGGCGGCTCTTCGGTGCTGATCCGGCCACAGTCGCGCTTCTTCGCCTCGCCGCCGACCACCACCAGCGAAGCGGCGTTGCTGACCCGCTGGGACGGCCAGCTTTACGTCGTGCTGGGCGAAGAGGTGGAGGGCGGCCGTTGGCAGTTGCGCATCTGGTGGAAGCCCTTCGTCACGCTCATCTGGCTCGGCGGCGTCATGATCGCGCTGGGCGGCGCGCTGGCGCTGGTCGGGCGCGAGCGGCGCGGCTGGTTGATGAAATGGCGGGCGCGGGAGGCGCGGCTATGA
- the ccmE gene encoding cytochrome c maturation protein CcmE, with protein MKAKHQRLILALAALVALVGAGLLAASALKDEAAYFYAPNDVKTKGVEPGKPIRLGGMVVKGSLKRAADGVTIHFDVSDGKATVPATFSGIAPDLFKEGSGVVAEGSFNGQGMFVATNLLAKHDERYMPRELEGMSYNESTHEMKVER; from the coding sequence ATGAAGGCGAAACATCAACGACTGATCCTGGCGCTCGCGGCGCTGGTGGCGCTGGTGGGGGCGGGGCTGCTGGCGGCCTCCGCACTCAAGGATGAGGCTGCCTATTTCTACGCGCCCAACGACGTCAAGACCAAGGGCGTCGAACCGGGCAAGCCCATCCGCCTGGGCGGTATGGTGGTCAAGGGGAGCTTGAAGCGCGCAGCCGACGGCGTCACCATTCATTTCGATGTGAGCGACGGCAAGGCGACCGTCCCGGCGACCTTCAGCGGCATCGCGCCCGACCTGTTCAAGGAAGGCAGCGGCGTCGTGGCCGAAGGATCGTTCAACGGCCAAGGCATGTTCGTCGCCACCAACCTGCTCGCCAAGCATGACGAACGTTACATGCCCCGCGAACTGGAAGGCATGAGCTATAATGAGAGCACGCACGAGATGAAGGTGGAGCGGTGA
- the ccmC gene encoding heme ABC transporter permease CcmC, translating into MHRFANPARFLKIARPLTGWLFWPGLLLLLVGSACGLFLTPADYLQGQTVRILYIHVPAAWLGMGGWSGIAIAALMQLVWKHPLAAVAGRAIAAPGALFTAICLMTGSIWGRPTWGTWWEWDGRMTSMLVLFFLYLGYIALGNASALQAQQGGVSNVTAIFGLVGAINIPIINRSVVWWNSLHQGPSITLRGSSIDGSLLWPLGLTLLGFTLLFGAIVLMRMRAILAQNKVEARMQRLARG; encoded by the coding sequence ATGCATCGTTTCGCCAATCCCGCCCGCTTCCTGAAGATCGCGCGTCCGTTGACGGGCTGGCTGTTCTGGCCCGGCCTGCTGCTGCTGCTCGTCGGCTCCGCCTGCGGGCTGTTCCTGACCCCGGCCGACTATCTGCAGGGGCAGACGGTGCGCATTCTCTATATCCATGTGCCGGCGGCCTGGCTCGGCATGGGCGGCTGGAGCGGGATCGCCATTGCCGCGCTGATGCAGCTTGTCTGGAAGCATCCGCTCGCCGCCGTCGCCGGGCGCGCCATCGCCGCGCCGGGCGCGCTGTTCACCGCCATCTGCCTGATGACCGGCTCCATCTGGGGTCGCCCGACCTGGGGCACCTGGTGGGAATGGGACGGGCGGATGACGTCGATGCTGGTCCTCTTCTTCCTGTATCTCGGCTATATCGCGCTGGGCAATGCCAGCGCCCTGCAGGCGCAGCAGGGCGGCGTCAGCAATGTGACCGCCATTTTCGGGCTGGTTGGCGCGATCAACATTCCGATCATCAACCGGTCGGTGGTGTGGTGGAACAGCCTGCATCAGGGACCGTCCATCACCCTGCGCGGGTCGAGCATCGACGGATCTTTGCTCTGGCCGCTGGGACTGACATTGCTGGGCTTCACCCTGCTGTTCGGCGCGATCGTGCTGATGCGGATGCGGGCGATCCTGGCGCAGAACAAGGTCGAGGCGCGGATGCAACGCCTGGCGCGTGGATAG
- the chrA gene encoding chromate efflux transporter, whose protein sequence is MNDKSDAFGPPRLSLWALFLKFLGFGLLAFGGPVAQIAMLRKVLVEQERWIAPGRFNRLLAVLQILPGPEAHELCVHLGMVARGRAGGIVAGLGFMVPGLVLMLAAGAAYTRWIEGNIGLAGLLLGVQIVVLAIILRAVVRIGQHVVEDGLLLCIALVGLASPLLGVPFYVPLASGGIAYAFAHRPILAIAILLTPVILAVALLPVGGSEQLRPQAIAHAAVTLPMLFVAGLKGGLLTFGGAYTAIPYVRADTVGRGWISDGAFLDGIALAGVLPAPLVIFATFTGYIVGGPAGALVITLGMFLPAFAFSLVFFERLEAVIANPALHHGLTGVAAAVVGIIAATFIQLAQATAMRVDHAWAAMALAGVALVLVWRVKGAWVTPAIVAGGAIAGWLFPF, encoded by the coding sequence ATGAATGATAAGAGCGATGCTTTTGGGCCGCCACGGCTCAGCCTGTGGGCGCTGTTCCTGAAATTCCTGGGGTTCGGCCTCCTCGCCTTCGGCGGCCCGGTCGCCCAGATCGCCATGTTGCGCAAGGTGCTGGTCGAACAGGAACGCTGGATCGCGCCGGGCCGGTTCAACCGGCTGCTGGCCGTGCTGCAGATATTGCCCGGCCCCGAAGCCCATGAATTATGCGTCCATCTGGGCATGGTCGCGCGCGGCCGCGCCGGCGGCATCGTGGCCGGCCTGGGCTTCATGGTGCCGGGACTGGTGCTGATGCTGGCGGCCGGCGCGGCCTATACGCGATGGATCGAAGGCAATATCGGCCTCGCGGGCCTCTTGCTGGGCGTGCAGATCGTCGTGCTGGCGATCATCCTGCGGGCCGTCGTGCGGATCGGCCAGCATGTGGTCGAAGATGGGCTGCTGCTCTGCATCGCCCTTGTCGGCCTCGCATCCCCGCTGCTCGGCGTGCCCTTCTACGTTCCGCTGGCCAGCGGCGGTATCGCCTATGCCTTCGCGCATCGCCCGATTCTGGCTATCGCCATCCTGCTGACGCCCGTCATACTCGCCGTGGCGCTGCTGCCTGTGGGCGGATCGGAACAGCTTCGCCCGCAAGCCATCGCCCATGCGGCGGTAACGCTGCCCATGCTGTTCGTGGCGGGCCTCAAGGGCGGCCTGCTGACGTTCGGCGGCGCGTACACCGCCATTCCCTATGTCCGCGCCGACACGGTCGGCCGCGGCTGGATCAGTGATGGTGCATTTCTCGACGGTATCGCGCTGGCGGGCGTTCTGCCCGCGCCGCTCGTGATATTCGCCACCTTTACCGGCTATATCGTGGGCGGCCCTGCCGGCGCGCTGGTCATCACCCTGGGCATGTTCCTGCCCGCGTTCGCCTTCTCGCTCGTCTTTTTCGAGCGGCTTGAAGCCGTGATCGCCAACCCGGCGCTCCATCATGGCCTCACGGGCGTCGCGGCCGCGGTCGTCGGCATCATCGCCGCCACCTTCATCCAGTTGGCCCAGGCGACGGCGATGCGGGTCGATCATGCCTGGGCGGCCATGGCCCTGGCCGGCGTCGCCCTGGTTCTTGTGTGGCGCGTGAAAGGGGCATGGGTCACGCCAGCGATCGTCGCTGGCGGCGCCATCGCGGGATGGCTGTTTCCCTTCTGA
- the purF gene encoding amidophosphoribosyltransferase, translating into MITTNPFDDDKLREECGIFGVSRAETASAIVALGLHALQHRGQEAAGITSWDGHDFHTHRAMGHVAGNFDRDEVIRGLPGDTACGHVRYSTTGETSLRNVQPLYAELNSGGFAIAHNGNISNAMKLRRELIRRGSIFQSTSDTEVIIHLVATSSYRTLLDKFIDALKQVEGAYSLIVMTPEGMIACRDPLGIRPLVMGNLGETTIFASETVALDVVGADYVRTIDPGELVIVTNDGQIRSHRPFGDTHPRPCIFEHVYFSRPDSIVDGSSVYSVRKAIGAQLAIENPVEADYVIPVPDSGVPAAIGYAQQSGIPFELGIIRSHYIGRTFIQPGDKVRHLGVKLKHNANRALIEGKRIVLIDDSIVRGTTSLKIVQMMREAGAAEVHMRIASPPTKHSCFYGVDTPERTKLLAHKLDVGGMQDFIHADSLSFISIDGLYKALGEAKRADIRPQYCDACFTGDYPTTLTDQDDVVVTNQLELLAERVV; encoded by the coding sequence ATGATTACGACAAACCCCTTCGACGACGACAAGTTGCGCGAGGAATGTGGCATTTTCGGTGTTTCCCGCGCGGAAACAGCGTCCGCCATCGTCGCGCTTGGCCTTCACGCCCTGCAACATCGCGGGCAGGAAGCCGCGGGCATCACAAGCTGGGACGGGCATGATTTCCATACCCATCGGGCGATGGGGCATGTGGCTGGGAATTTCGACCGGGACGAAGTGATTCGCGGTCTGCCCGGCGATACCGCCTGTGGCCATGTACGCTACTCCACCACCGGCGAAACGTCGCTGCGCAACGTGCAGCCGCTCTATGCGGAACTGAACTCGGGCGGCTTCGCCATTGCCCATAATGGCAATATCTCCAACGCGATGAAGCTGCGCCGCGAACTGATTCGCCGTGGCTCGATCTTCCAGTCGACCTCCGACACCGAAGTCATCATCCATCTGGTTGCGACGTCCAGCTATCGCACCCTGCTCGACAAGTTCATCGATGCGTTGAAGCAGGTCGAGGGCGCCTATTCGCTGATCGTCATGACGCCCGAAGGCATGATCGCCTGCCGCGACCCGCTGGGTATTCGCCCGCTGGTGATGGGCAATCTGGGCGAAACCACGATCTTCGCGTCGGAAACGGTTGCGCTCGACGTGGTAGGCGCCGACTATGTCCGCACCATCGATCCGGGCGAACTGGTCATCGTCACCAATGACGGACAGATCCGGTCGCATCGCCCCTTCGGCGACACGCATCCGCGTCCCTGCATCTTCGAACATGTCTATTTCAGCCGCCCCGATTCGATCGTCGACGGCTCCAGCGTCTATTCGGTCCGCAAGGCGATCGGCGCGCAACTGGCGATCGAGAACCCGGTCGAGGCGGACTATGTCATCCCCGTGCCCGACAGCGGCGTGCCCGCGGCGATCGGCTATGCCCAGCAATCGGGCATCCCGTTCGAACTGGGCATCATCCGCTCGCACTATATCGGCCGCACCTTCATCCAGCCGGGGGACAAGGTTCGCCATCTGGGCGTGAAGCTCAAGCACAACGCCAACCGTGCGCTGATCGAAGGCAAGCGGATCGTGCTGATCGACGATTCGATCGTGCGTGGCACGACCAGCCTCAAAATCGTGCAGATGATGCGCGAAGCCGGCGCGGCGGAGGTGCATATGCGGATCGCGTCGCCGCCGACCAAGCATAGCTGCTTCTACGGCGTCGATACGCCCGAACGCACCAAGCTGCTGGCCCACAAGCTGGACGTGGGCGGAATGCAGGACTTCATCCATGCCGACAGCCTGTCCTTCATCTCGATCGACGGCCTGTACAAGGCGCTGGGCGAAGCCAAGCGCGCTGACATCCGCCCGCAATATTGCGATGCCTGCTTCACCGGCGATTATCCCACCACGCTCACCGATCAGGATGACGTGGTGGTGACCAACCAGCTGGAACTGCTCGCCGAGCGCGTGGTCTGA
- a CDS encoding SDR family NAD(P)-dependent oxidoreductase: MSEHPLSGPLSGKLALVTGASRGIGAATAEALAAAGAHVVLTARTSGGLEEVEDRIHKAGGHATIAPLDLTDGESIGRLAQAIGGRWQALDILVLNAATLGALASVPAIDAKEFARLLTLNIAAPQALIAAFDPMLRASGDARVVALTSSVVAPRAYWGAYGASKAALETLVGAYGEEMKNISAIRTHIVDPGATRTAMRARAFPGEDPASLKGPEVVASAIVDLVASDAPTGHRIRVEG, encoded by the coding sequence ATGTCCGAGCATCCCCTTTCTGGCCCACTTTCCGGCAAATTGGCGCTCGTCACCGGGGCGAGCCGCGGCATCGGCGCCGCCACGGCCGAAGCACTCGCCGCCGCGGGCGCGCATGTCGTGCTGACCGCGCGGACCAGCGGCGGGCTGGAAGAGGTGGAGGATCGCATCCACAAGGCCGGCGGCCATGCGACGATCGCGCCGCTCGACCTGACCGATGGCGAGAGCATTGGCCGGCTGGCGCAGGCGATCGGCGGACGCTGGCAGGCGCTCGACATATTGGTGCTGAACGCCGCGACGCTGGGCGCGCTGGCATCTGTTCCGGCGATCGACGCGAAGGAATTTGCGCGGCTGCTGACGCTCAACATCGCCGCGCCACAAGCGCTGATTGCGGCCTTCGACCCCATGCTGCGCGCCAGCGGCGACGCGCGGGTGGTGGCGTTGACCTCCTCGGTCGTGGCGCCGCGCGCCTATTGGGGCGCCTATGGCGCGTCGAAGGCGGCGCTGGAAACGCTGGTCGGCGCCTATGGCGAGGAGATGAAGAATATCTCCGCCATCCGCACCCATATCGTCGATCCCGGCGCGACCCGCACGGCGATGCGCGCCCGCGCCTTCCCCGGCGAAGATCCGGCGAGCCTCAAGGGGCCGGAAGTCGTCGCCAGCGCGATCGTCGATCTGGTCGCGTCCGATGCGCCGACCGGCCACAGGATACGAGTCGAAGGCTGA
- a CDS encoding SAM-dependent methyltransferase produces the protein MNAITPRRGRRALSVKHPPRSGAPSRTSRALAPLFHRLLDRIDLGLEEGGLEASLPDGTRRLLGGRAPGPQCEVDLRSWRALVRLAVGGSAGWYRAWAAGEWASPDPVPLFALFMRNAAALGQAARPRGPGRWIGRATHWLRRNSRAGSRHNIAYHYDLGNDFYRLWLDENMHYSSALFLNADDRIESLEQGQRRKVDAILDRLDLTDGASLLEIGCGWGGLAEQAMERCAIAYSGLTLSTEQADYARDRLGSGAQILLTDYRDAQGQYDAIASVEMVEAVGQAYWPAYLAAIHRLLKPGGKAAIQYILIDDAIFERYARGADFIQAYIFPGGMLMSESRFRALAEQQGLEWRDVRRFGPDYAETLRRWRERFDRAIDEGQLPASFDQHFVALWRYYLMYCEGGFRGGGIDVAQVTLVKPA, from the coding sequence ATGAACGCCATCACTCCCCGGCGCGGCCGGCGCGCGCTATCGGTCAAACATCCGCCGCGATCCGGCGCCCCCAGCCGGACGTCCCGCGCGCTGGCGCCCCTGTTCCATCGCTTGCTCGACCGGATCGACCTGGGCCTGGAAGAAGGCGGGCTGGAAGCGTCGCTGCCCGACGGTACGCGCCGCCTGCTGGGCGGTCGGGCGCCGGGGCCGCAGTGCGAGGTGGATTTGCGCTCCTGGCGCGCGCTGGTGCGGCTGGCCGTGGGCGGATCGGCCGGCTGGTATCGCGCCTGGGCGGCGGGGGAATGGGCCAGCCCCGATCCGGTGCCGCTCTTCGCCCTGTTCATGCGCAATGCGGCGGCGCTGGGGCAAGCGGCGCGGCCGCGCGGGCCGGGGCGATGGATCGGGCGCGCGACGCACTGGCTGCGGCGCAACAGCCGGGCGGGATCGCGGCACAATATCGCCTATCATTATGATTTGGGGAATGATTTCTACCGGCTCTGGCTGGATGAAAATATGCATTATTCCAGTGCCTTGTTCCTCAATGCTGATGATCGGATCGAAAGTCTGGAACAGGGGCAACGGCGCAAGGTCGATGCGATCCTGGACCGGCTGGACCTGACGGACGGCGCGTCGCTGCTGGAGATCGGCTGCGGCTGGGGCGGACTGGCCGAACAGGCGATGGAGCGGTGCGCGATCGCCTATAGCGGACTGACCCTGTCGACCGAACAGGCCGATTATGCCCGCGACCGGCTGGGATCGGGCGCGCAGATTTTGCTGACCGACTATCGCGACGCGCAGGGCCAATATGACGCCATCGCCAGCGTCGAGATGGTGGAAGCGGTCGGCCAGGCCTATTGGCCTGCCTATCTCGCCGCGATCCATCGCCTGCTCAAGCCAGGGGGCAAGGCGGCGATTCAGTATATATTGATCGATGACGCGATTTTCGAACGCTATGCCCGGGGCGCCGACTTCATCCAGGCCTATATTTTCCCCGGCGGGATGCTGATGTCGGAAAGCCGCTTTCGCGCGCTGGCCGAGCAGCAGGGGCTGGAATGGCGGGACGTGCGTCGCTTCGGCCCGGATTATGCCGAAACGCTGCGCCGCTGGCGCGAGCGGTTCGACCGGGCGATCGACGAAGGCCAGTTGCCCGCCAGTTTCGACCAGCATTTCGTGGCCTTGTGGCGCTATTATCTGATGTATTGCGAAGGCGGCTTTCGCGGCGGCGGCATCGATGTGGCGCAGGTGACGCTGGTCAAACCGGCGTAA
- a CDS encoding cryptochrome/photolyase family protein, with protein MSDPLLLWFRQDLRLSDQAALAAAVSEGPVIPVYVLDDEGPRQWRMGGAARWWLHHSLARLDESLRDKGSRLILRRGRSAEVLAALAKEVGASRVHALHHYEPWWRNAEKAVAKTLDLSLHDGGLLLPPGAVRTGAGGMYRIYTPFSRAVTEHMPPAAPHPAPHRIDGPAHWPHGDSLDDWALLPTRPDWAQSFGADWTPGEQGARANVAHFMDEVGDYPTARNLPSIEGTSRLSPHLHFGEVSPAYVWHRVESSGHDATIFLKELIWRDYAHVQICGLPAYGSENARSNFDALLWRDLREARTDFAAWKTGRTGYPIVDAGMRQLWTTGWMHNRVRMIAASFLIKHLLIDWRHGARWFWDTLVDADYANNSVNWQWVAGSGVDANVFTRIMAPLTQSDKFDAADYIRSWVPELADLPDAAIHDPDAHGARPAAYPAKIIGHREGRERALTAYRRIKG; from the coding sequence ATGTCCGATCCCCTTCTCCTCTGGTTTCGCCAGGATCTCCGCCTGTCCGATCAGGCCGCCCTGGCCGCCGCTGTCAGCGAAGGGCCGGTGATTCCGGTCTATGTCCTTGATGATGAAGGTCCGCGTCAATGGAGGATGGGCGGCGCGGCGCGCTGGTGGCTGCACCATAGCCTTGCGCGGCTGGACGAAAGCCTGCGGGACAAGGGATCGCGCCTGATCCTGCGTCGTGGGCGCAGCGCGGAGGTGCTGGCGGCATTGGCGAAGGAAGTCGGGGCGTCCAGGGTCCATGCGCTGCATCACTACGAACCCTGGTGGCGCAACGCGGAAAAGGCGGTGGCCAAGACGCTCGACCTGAGCCTGCATGACGGCGGCCTGCTCTTGCCGCCGGGCGCGGTGCGGACCGGGGCGGGCGGCATGTATCGCATCTACACGCCCTTTTCGCGCGCCGTTACGGAGCATATGCCGCCCGCCGCGCCGCATCCCGCGCCGCACCGGATCGATGGACCGGCGCACTGGCCGCACGGCGATTCGCTGGACGATTGGGCCTTGCTGCCGACCAGGCCGGACTGGGCGCAGAGTTTCGGGGCGGACTGGACGCCGGGCGAGCAGGGCGCGCGCGCCAATGTGGCGCATTTCATGGACGAGGTTGGCGATTATCCGACCGCGCGGAATCTGCCGTCGATCGAAGGAACGTCGCGCCTGTCGCCGCATCTGCATTTCGGGGAAGTGTCGCCCGCCTATGTCTGGCACCGGGTCGAATCTTCAGGCCATGATGCAACGATCTTCCTCAAGGAGTTGATCTGGCGTGATTATGCACATGTCCAGATTTGCGGCTTGCCCGCTTATGGGTCCGAAAATGCGCGATCCAATTTCGATGCGCTGCTCTGGCGCGACCTGCGGGAAGCACGGACCGATTTCGCCGCATGGAAGACGGGCAGGACCGGCTATCCGATCGTGGACGCCGGTATGCGGCAGCTTTGGACGACGGGCTGGATGCATAACCGGGTGCGCATGATCGCCGCCAGCTTCCTGATAAAGCACCTGTTGATCGATTGGCGACATGGCGCGCGCTGGTTCTGGGATACGCTGGTCGATGCCGATTACGCCAATAACAGCGTCAATTGGCAATGGGTCGCGGGCAGCGGCGTCGACGCCAATGTGTTCACGCGAATCATGGCGCCGCTGACCCAGTCGGACAAGTTCGACGCGGCCGATTATATCCGGTCATGGGTGCCGGAACTGGCGGACCTGCCCGACGCGGCGATTCACGATCCAGATGCCCATGGCGCGCGACCGGCCGCCTATCCGGCGAAGATCATTGGCCATCGTGAGGGGCGAGAACGCGCTCTGACCGCCTATCGTCGCATCAAGGGGTGA
- a CDS encoding RNA pyrophosphohydrolase produces the protein MASMPNENLLPYRPCVGIMLVNMDGKVFVGQRLDNVVEAWQMPQGGIDEGEDARAAALRELQEETGIRPDLVEIIAKAKDEHFYDLPPELVGKLWGGKYRGQRQYWYLARFVGLDSDIDIQTKDPEFREWKWTSPETLPDLIVPFKRKLYRDILQEFRALI, from the coding sequence ATGGCTTCGATGCCGAATGAAAATTTATTGCCATACCGGCCCTGCGTCGGGATCATGCTGGTGAACATGGACGGCAAGGTGTTCGTCGGCCAGCGGCTCGATAATGTGGTCGAGGCGTGGCAGATGCCACAGGGCGGCATCGATGAAGGCGAGGATGCCAGGGCGGCCGCGCTGCGCGAACTGCAGGAAGAAACCGGCATCCGCCCCGATCTGGTCGAAATCATCGCCAAGGCGAAGGACGAGCATTTCTACGATCTGCCGCCCGAACTGGTCGGCAAGCTGTGGGGTGGCAAATATCGCGGCCAGCGCCAATATTGGTATCTGGCCCGCTTCGTCGGTCTGGACAGCGACATCGATATCCAGACCAAGGACCCGGAATTCCGGGAATGGAAATGGACGTCGCCCGAAACGCTGCCCGACCTGATCGTGCCGTTCAAGCGCAAGCTGTATCGCGACATATTGCAGGAGTTCCGGGCGCTTATCTGA